A portion of the bacterium genome contains these proteins:
- the nfi gene encoding deoxyribonuclease V (cleaves DNA at apurinic or apyrimidinic sites), with protein sequence MSVELHQSHRWDLPPYEAQQLQQALSQEIVTQDDFGDIALIAGVEVAHSRFNDTLTVGVSLLTYPELQLVEKRVIEYQTKFPFIAELLSFREAPAIVAALETLSRRPDMVLIEGPGIAHAKGLGVASHVGVVMGLPTVGCAKATSVGSFVEPEVNAGSSSSLVWQGEIIGTVYRSKNRVAPLFISAGYRVSRETAARLVRECCQGYRMPEPIRHAGNALAETKRAAAAVG encoded by the coding sequence TTGTCCGTCGAACTACACCAGTCACACCGTTGGGACCTCCCGCCCTACGAGGCGCAGCAGCTCCAGCAGGCCCTCAGCCAGGAAATCGTGACCCAGGACGACTTCGGCGACATCGCGCTGATCGCGGGGGTCGAGGTCGCGCATAGCCGCTTCAACGACACCCTCACGGTGGGCGTCTCCTTGCTGACCTACCCCGAGCTCCAGCTGGTGGAGAAGCGGGTGATCGAGTACCAGACCAAGTTCCCCTTCATCGCCGAGCTGCTTTCCTTCCGCGAGGCCCCGGCCATCGTCGCGGCGCTCGAGACCCTCTCGCGCCGGCCCGACATGGTCCTGATCGAGGGCCCCGGCATCGCTCACGCCAAGGGCCTGGGTGTTGCCTCGCACGTGGGCGTGGTGATGGGCCTGCCGACCGTCGGCTGCGCCAAGGCCACCTCGGTCGGCTCCTTTGTGGAGCCCGAGGTCAACGCCGGCTCCTCGTCTTCGCTGGTCTGGCAGGGCGAGATCATCGGGACGGTCTACCGCTCCAAGAACCGGGTCGCCCCCCTCTTCATCTCGGCCGGTTACCGCGTCAGCCGCGAGACCGCCGCGCGCCTGGTGCGCGAGTGCTGCCAGGGCTATCGCATGCCCGAGCCCATCCGCCATGCGGGCAACGCCCTGGCGGAAACCAAGCGGGCCGCCGCTGCCGTCGGCTAG